One window of Salegentibacter sp. Hel_I_6 genomic DNA carries:
- a CDS encoding SprT-like domain-containing protein, which produces MREILERYIPERAVPPVFEMIKNNNVHLKIVNERKTRHGDYRRMPNGAQQITVNANLNKYRFLITLVHEIAHLLAFEKFGRQIKPHGQEWKFTFRELMLPFIRPEIFPSGLLPVIAQHFRNPKASSDTDAKLSVALKSFDPENDKNYIFEIPFGGIFRIYNGKTFKKGERRIKRYECLEVDTGKIYLFQPNAEVELLKN; this is translated from the coding sequence ATGAGAGAAATCCTTGAAAGATATATTCCTGAAAGAGCAGTTCCTCCCGTTTTCGAAATGATTAAGAACAATAATGTTCATTTAAAAATCGTAAACGAGCGTAAAACGAGGCACGGCGATTATCGCAGAATGCCGAACGGGGCTCAGCAAATCACGGTTAATGCAAATTTGAATAAATATCGTTTTTTGATAACCCTGGTTCATGAGATTGCTCATTTACTTGCTTTTGAAAAATTTGGAAGGCAAATTAAACCGCACGGGCAGGAATGGAAGTTTACTTTTAGGGAGTTAATGTTGCCTTTTATAAGACCTGAAATTTTCCCATCGGGATTGCTTCCGGTAATTGCGCAGCATTTTAGAAACCCGAAAGCCAGTAGCGATACCGATGCGAAATTATCGGTAGCTTTAAAAAGTTTTGATCCTGAAAACGATAAAAATTATATTTTTGAAATTCCGTTTGGAGGAATTTTCAGAATCTATAATGGGAAAACGTTTAAAAAAGGGGAGAGAAGAATAAAACGCTACGAATGTCTGGAAGTAGACACAGGTAAAATTTATTTGTTTCAGCCCAATGCAGAAGTAGAGTTGCTTAAAAATTAA
- a CDS encoding mannose-1-phosphate guanylyltransferase, with protein MKNKNHYAILMAGGIGSRFWPVSTTKDPKQFQDILGVGSTLIQTTFHRLAKIMPTENIIILTHKDYKESVKEQIPQVKDAQIVLEPEMRNTAPSILLGALKIIKKNKEALILVAPSDHWIQGNVEFQQNIEEAFTIVSSEDKLITLGIEPNFPNTGYGYIQYKKEVTEEAKPVLKFTEKPSFKKAESFLEQGNYLWNAGIFIWSAKFILESFKEYHPETFRLFERGKDFYNTDKEQEFLDENYHKAQNVSIDYAIMEKSDSVYVIPANFKWNDLGTWKSIEDELPQDEYDNTMVNGRLLPLNSTGNIINTQNSKLVVLDGLKDFIVVESDKVLLIAPKKKIQEIKLLREKTIEKFGEDLG; from the coding sequence ATGAAGAACAAAAATCATTATGCGATCTTAATGGCCGGCGGAATAGGTTCCAGATTTTGGCCTGTAAGCACCACCAAAGATCCCAAGCAATTTCAGGATATTTTAGGGGTGGGTTCAACCCTTATTCAAACAACTTTTCATCGCTTGGCCAAAATAATGCCAACAGAGAATATTATAATTCTTACGCATAAAGATTATAAAGAAAGTGTAAAAGAACAAATTCCGCAGGTTAAAGACGCGCAAATTGTATTGGAGCCCGAGATGCGAAATACTGCTCCCAGTATTTTGTTGGGAGCTCTAAAAATCATCAAGAAAAATAAAGAGGCGTTAATACTTGTGGCGCCAAGTGATCATTGGATCCAGGGGAATGTTGAATTTCAGCAAAATATAGAAGAAGCTTTTACTATTGTTTCTAGTGAAGATAAATTGATTACGCTTGGTATTGAACCAAATTTCCCTAATACCGGTTACGGATATATTCAATATAAAAAGGAAGTAACTGAAGAAGCTAAGCCTGTGCTAAAATTTACCGAGAAGCCATCTTTTAAAAAAGCGGAATCTTTTCTTGAGCAGGGTAATTATCTCTGGAATGCAGGTATTTTTATTTGGAGTGCCAAATTCATCCTGGAAAGCTTTAAAGAGTATCATCCGGAAACCTTTAGGCTTTTTGAAAGAGGTAAAGATTTTTATAATACCGATAAGGAGCAGGAGTTTTTAGACGAGAATTATCATAAGGCACAAAACGTTTCAATTGATTATGCTATTATGGAAAAGTCTGATAGCGTGTATGTGATTCCGGCAAACTTTAAGTGGAATGATCTTGGTACCTGGAAATCTATAGAAGATGAATTGCCGCAAGATGAGTATGATAATACAATGGTAAACGGGCGTTTGCTGCCTTTGAACTCTACAGGAAATATTATAAATACTCAAAATAGTAAGTTAGTGGTCCTAGATGGTCTTAAAGACTTTATAGTAGTGGAAAGCGATAAAGTACTTTTAATTGCACCCAAGAAAAAAATACAGGAGATAAAGTTACTTCGTGAGAAGACGATAGAAAAGTTTGGAGAAGATTTAGGTTAA
- a CDS encoding DUF389 domain-containing protein has protein sequence MENNQEPENKQTLDSAGRSEDLGASAKGIWENIKALIKELLEIRHDTDRESTIEAVKKDISFKGHNAWILIFSIFVASIGLNVSSTAVVIGAMLISPLMGPIVGVGMSVAINDVLTLRKSFVNLGLMVGLSVLTAYIYFLISPVKEETPELIARTYPTILDVLVAIFGGLALIVAKTKKGTIASVILGVAIATALMPPLCTVGYGLAIGNWSYAGGALYLFSINAVFIALSTFVVTKVLGFPLVKYVNSKKRRRTAQIASTIAVIVMIPSVILFVFLLQEQLFESKAKEFISNVMRYEGTETIKSSYDYNEKSIEVYLIGNRVPQATISTWQKQLGDIEALKETELIIHQGANPTGDIDQLSSQVRSGILEDLYMRNQQLIEDKDEKIAILENEISKYRGDGFSFGDLSQEAKINYDGIDELGYSNLIKTNFTTTDTIPTFTVGWKENLNAGQISEQKHRFEKWLKVRLKLDTLQVRSVN, from the coding sequence ATGGAGAATAATCAAGAACCTGAAAACAAGCAAACTCTCGATTCGGCAGGGAGATCTGAAGATTTGGGGGCGAGCGCAAAAGGAATTTGGGAAAATATAAAAGCTTTGATCAAAGAGCTTTTGGAGATTCGTCATGACACCGATAGGGAATCTACTATAGAGGCGGTAAAGAAAGATATTTCTTTTAAAGGGCACAATGCCTGGATTCTTATATTTTCCATTTTTGTGGCTTCTATTGGCCTTAACGTGAGCAGTACAGCAGTTGTTATTGGAGCGATGCTTATCTCTCCATTAATGGGTCCAATAGTGGGTGTAGGTATGTCTGTAGCTATAAACGATGTACTTACTTTAAGAAAATCATTTGTTAATCTTGGCCTTATGGTGGGCTTAAGTGTGTTGACCGCTTATATTTATTTTCTTATCTCTCCGGTTAAAGAAGAAACTCCGGAACTTATAGCGCGAACCTATCCCACAATCCTCGATGTGCTAGTTGCTATTTTTGGTGGTTTAGCTCTGATAGTTGCAAAGACTAAAAAGGGAACTATCGCAAGTGTGATCCTTGGGGTAGCAATTGCTACAGCCCTTATGCCACCGCTTTGTACCGTGGGTTATGGATTAGCCATAGGAAACTGGTCTTATGCTGGAGGTGCTTTGTATCTTTTTTCAATTAATGCAGTATTTATAGCACTATCTACTTTTGTAGTTACCAAGGTGCTCGGGTTTCCTCTGGTGAAATATGTAAACAGTAAAAAACGTAGAAGAACTGCCCAAATAGCTTCTACTATTGCAGTAATTGTGATGATTCCCAGTGTGATTTTATTTGTGTTCTTACTTCAGGAGCAGTTATTTGAATCTAAAGCTAAAGAGTTTATTTCAAATGTGATGCGATATGAGGGTACTGAAACTATAAAGTCCTCTTATGATTATAATGAAAAAAGCATTGAAGTTTATTTAATAGGAAACCGCGTGCCGCAGGCTACAATTTCTACCTGGCAGAAGCAATTAGGGGATATTGAGGCTTTAAAGGAGACTGAATTAATTATTCACCAGGGAGCTAATCCTACTGGGGATATAGATCAATTATCTTCCCAGGTTAGAAGTGGTATTTTGGAAGATCTTTATATGAGGAATCAACAACTTATTGAAGATAAGGATGAAAAAATAGCGATTTTAGAAAATGAAATTTCTAAATATCGGGGAGATGGTTTTTCGTTTGGAGATCTAAGTCAGGAAGCGAAAATAAACTATGATGGGATAGATGAGTTAGGCTATTCGAACTTAATAAAAACTAATTTTACAACAACCGATACTATTCCAACGTTTACAGTAGGCTGGAAAGAGAATTTAAATGCAGGGCAAATTTCAGAACAAAAACATCGTTTTGAGAAGTGGTTAAAAGTTCGGTTAAAATTGGATACTCTACAGGTGAGATCGGTGAACTAA
- a CDS encoding ABC transporter ATP-binding protein, protein MIEVKNLHKGFDGEEILKGIDFEFAKGKTNLIIGGSGSGKSVLLKCMLGLFTPEKGTIKYDGKPYSEFTEDEKKDLSKQIGMVFQGGALFDSMTVEENVMFPLRMFTHRKKKKENLERVKEVLKRVNLEGSEKKLPSEISGGMQKRVSIARAIVNRPKYLFCDEPNSGLDPKTATVIDNLIQEITHEYDITTIIITHDMNSVLEIGEKIAFLKDGVLAWKGDKSQIFKTEDKTVTDFVYSSNLFQKVREAQQKGL, encoded by the coding sequence ATGATAGAAGTAAAGAATTTACATAAAGGATTTGATGGAGAGGAAATCTTAAAAGGTATCGATTTTGAATTCGCTAAGGGTAAAACCAACCTCATTATTGGAGGATCTGGTTCTGGAAAAAGTGTCCTTTTAAAATGCATGCTAGGATTATTTACTCCTGAAAAAGGCACTATCAAATACGATGGTAAACCGTATTCTGAATTTACTGAAGATGAAAAAAAAGACTTAAGTAAACAAATAGGAATGGTATTCCAGGGTGGGGCGCTATTTGATTCTATGACGGTGGAAGAGAACGTTATGTTTCCTTTAAGAATGTTTACTCACAGAAAAAAGAAGAAAGAAAACCTAGAACGAGTAAAAGAAGTTTTAAAACGAGTAAATCTGGAAGGCTCTGAGAAAAAACTACCTTCAGAAATTAGCGGTGGGATGCAAAAAAGAGTTTCCATTGCACGAGCAATCGTAAACCGTCCTAAATATTTATTTTGTGATGAACCCAACTCTGGCCTGGATCCAAAAACGGCTACAGTTATAGATAATCTTATTCAGGAAATTACCCATGAATATGATATAACCACTATTATTATTACCCACGATATGAATTCGGTTCTAGAAATTGGGGAAAAAATCGCGTTTTTAAAAGATGGCGTTTTAGCCTGGAAAGGAGATAAATCGCAAATCTTTAAAACTGAAGATAAAACTGTTACCGACTTTGTTTATTCTTCAAACCTATTCCAAAAGGTTAGGGAAGCCCAACAAAAAGGACTTTAG
- a CDS encoding ABC transporter permease has product MNYLHSIGEYFLMLKGTFHRMTKTSVLKGLIIKELDDLIIGSMGIVAFLSFFIGAVVALQTALNLNNPLIPKTLIAYAARQSIILEFAPTFISIIMAGKVGSYITSSIGSMNVTEQIDALEVMGINSLNYLIFPKIVAMLFYPFVIAIAMFLGVFGAYTAAVLGGFVPPDQFVQGLQEDFIPFHLVYAFIKTFLFAFILATVPAYHGYYMKGGALEVGEASTTSFVWTSVVIIITNYAVTQLLLS; this is encoded by the coding sequence ATGAACTATCTACACTCCATTGGGGAATATTTTTTAATGCTAAAAGGAACTTTCCACCGAATGACAAAAACATCGGTTTTGAAAGGTTTAATCATTAAAGAATTAGATGACCTCATAATTGGCTCAATGGGAATTGTGGCTTTCTTATCTTTCTTTATTGGTGCTGTTGTAGCTTTACAAACCGCCTTAAACTTAAATAACCCATTAATACCCAAAACACTTATCGCTTATGCAGCGAGGCAATCTATAATTCTGGAATTTGCACCTACCTTTATCTCCATTATCATGGCGGGTAAAGTAGGCTCTTATATCACATCCAGTATTGGTTCTATGAATGTAACCGAACAAATTGATGCCTTAGAAGTAATGGGGATAAATTCTCTGAACTATCTTATCTTCCCCAAGATTGTTGCCATGCTATTTTATCCGTTTGTAATTGCTATTGCTATGTTCCTCGGCGTTTTTGGAGCATACACGGCGGCAGTATTAGGAGGTTTTGTTCCACCAGATCAGTTTGTACAGGGCCTTCAGGAAGACTTTATTCCATTCCATCTTGTTTATGCATTTATAAAAACATTTTTATTTGCCTTTATCCTGGCTACCGTTCCCGCTTATCACGGTTATTATATGAAGGGTGGGGCTTTAGAGGTGGGAGAAGCCAGTACCACATCTTTTGTATGGACCAGTGTGGTAATTATTATTACAAATTACGCAGTAACCCAATTATTATTAAGTTAA
- the pafA gene encoding alkaline phosphatase PafA: MKRFTFLLVAFIFSFQSFAQEKTEDNPKLVVGIVVDQMRYDYLTRFWDRFGEDGFKKLVNEGYNFKNNHFNYVPTYTGPGHASVYTGTSPMNHGIIGNGWYDKFIHESVYCAGDDSVTSVGTQSDAGKMSPHRMKSTSFADENRLHTQMRGKTIGVALKDRGSILPAGHTANAAYWFHGADEGNWISSSFYMDDLPQWVKDFNASDRVEAYLKPWNTLYDIETYKESGSDRNEFEGGYRGQETATFPYDLTKLGDTDNKYEILKASAYGNDITTDFALAAIDAEELGQDDDTDVLTLSYSSPDYIGHNFGVNSKEIQDTYLRLDQNIAQLLQHLDEKVGEGNYTIFLTADHGGVDVPAYLESVKIPAGYFDSNEFTERVKEFAEEEFEEKELIESVYNSQIFFNYKVMEEAEISSSELQSKLAHYILQLDQIDKVYTRDQLSGGSFTTGAGAAIQNGYNQKRSGDVVYVLDPATIVYSKTGSTHGSGLMYDTHAPLIFYGNGVKKGSTTQRTEIVDIAPTVSAILGISFPNATTGKPLFMMLDPEESE; this comes from the coding sequence ATGAAGCGATTTACATTTTTATTAGTGGCATTTATATTTTCTTTCCAAAGTTTTGCGCAGGAAAAAACTGAAGATAATCCAAAACTTGTGGTAGGAATTGTGGTAGATCAAATGCGCTACGACTATCTTACTCGTTTTTGGGATAGATTTGGGGAAGACGGCTTTAAAAAATTGGTAAATGAAGGTTATAATTTTAAAAATAATCATTTTAATTACGTGCCTACCTATACCGGCCCTGGTCATGCTTCGGTTTATACAGGGACGAGCCCAATGAACCACGGTATTATAGGAAATGGGTGGTATGATAAATTTATACACGAATCTGTTTACTGTGCAGGAGACGATTCAGTAACCTCGGTAGGAACACAAAGTGACGCAGGGAAAATGTCTCCACACCGAATGAAATCAACAAGTTTTGCCGATGAAAATAGATTGCATACACAAATGCGCGGTAAAACTATAGGCGTGGCTTTAAAAGATAGGGGTTCTATACTTCCCGCTGGTCATACTGCAAATGCAGCTTATTGGTTCCATGGAGCTGATGAAGGCAATTGGATCTCCAGTTCATTCTATATGGACGATTTACCACAATGGGTAAAAGATTTTAATGCTTCAGATAGAGTAGAAGCATATTTAAAGCCCTGGAATACTCTTTACGACATTGAGACTTATAAGGAGAGTGGTAGTGATAGAAATGAATTTGAAGGGGGTTATAGAGGTCAGGAAACGGCTACATTTCCATACGATCTAACCAAATTAGGAGATACCGATAATAAATATGAAATACTTAAGGCATCAGCTTACGGTAACGATATCACTACAGATTTTGCACTTGCTGCTATTGATGCCGAGGAGTTGGGCCAGGACGATGATACCGATGTACTTACTCTAAGCTATTCAAGTCCCGATTATATCGGTCATAATTTTGGAGTGAATTCCAAGGAAATTCAGGATACTTATTTAAGATTAGATCAAAATATCGCTCAATTGCTACAACATTTAGATGAGAAGGTAGGTGAAGGAAATTATACAATTTTCTTAACTGCAGATCATGGTGGGGTAGATGTGCCGGCCTATCTTGAATCTGTAAAGATTCCAGCAGGTTATTTTGATTCTAATGAATTTACAGAGCGTGTAAAAGAATTCGCTGAAGAAGAATTTGAAGAAAAAGAGCTAATTGAAAGTGTTTATAATAGTCAAATATTTTTTAACTATAAGGTAATGGAAGAAGCCGAAATTAGTTCTTCAGAGTTACAATCTAAATTGGCACATTATATTCTTCAATTAGATCAAATAGACAAAGTATACACAAGAGACCAGCTTAGTGGTGGAAGTTTTACCACCGGGGCAGGAGCAGCCATTCAAAATGGATACAATCAGAAAAGAAGTGGAGATGTAGTATATGTTTTAGATCCCGCAACTATTGTATATTCAAAAACCGGATCTACTCACGGTAGCGGATTGATGTACGATACCCATGCTCCTTTAATTTTCTACGGAAACGGAGTGAAGAAAGGCAGCACAACCCAAAGAACAGAAATTGTAGATATCGCACCAACAGTTTCAGCTATTTTAGGTATTTCTTTTCCAAATGCAACCACAGGGAAACCATTATTTATGATGTTGGATCCTGAAGAATCAGAATAA